ATTTCAAGTTGTAATTTTTATTTACACTTGCATACCTCTTAGCTAAGAATTGTATGTAAACAAATTAAGCATTAATTCAAACCAGATAACATTTTAGACTATTAATCTTGATGTTTCAATTTACTCTATAAATGTTTTCTGTGTTCTCATAATGTCGCTTTATACATATGATGCTGATACAAATTATGATAAAATAATGACAACTTATACCTACTTCATAAATATAATGAAGATAATGACTAACTAAGCAATTGGCTATAGAACAAAAATATTTGACTAACATTATGTCGTGCGGGAGAAACAATCCAAAATAGTCCCTCATGTTTCGACACAGACTCAGATTCATCTTTATTTTTTCACTTGATCACTAATAGCCCTCCATATTTTCAACATTTTTACACTTTTAGTTCTCCCAAAAATTACATctattcttttaaaaattgttttcCTCCACTAACGGATAGTAGAATCTCACGTCTTTTTCACCATCTTTCTTCCATCACTGAGTTACCTTTATTTCTGTAAATCAAATCACGTCACAAATTAGATATGATGTTGATAGAGGGGCCAAATGTTCAATGTATTAGGTTAGAAACTAGGAGTAAAGAAGCCGACAACAAAGTAAAACGAGGAGAAGTGGAGGAAAATGAAGCATCAAAAAATGAGGACATGCCATCACTAACTATATTCTTAGAGAGGGGAATAGATCTACCGATGggtaaattatattttatttcaacgAGAAACGGTGAAAATTATATAGCTGTCCGTTTTAACTTAATCATTTGTCTGTTACATCCACTAATTAATCTGTATActctttttatatatagcgcaacccaatttttattttttacttttttatttttgaaataaaaataaactaaaccAATAATTAAGATAAGCACGAAAATGAAAGCTTCTATAAAAGGCTTCTTTCAGTTTCTTAGTAAGAATGAGATCTAGAAATATTTTGTGATGAACATCATACAAGAAAACAAActtcccttatttcttttctaTTGTAATTTCTGGATTATTATATGATGATTTTTGAACTtttcatatatagaaaagaaatagaaagagatAGACAAGAAACGATATCCGTTATGTCAATGGCTCGAATTTGGAATTTTACGACATTTCAATTAGATTTAGGGGGTATGAATCTAATATTTatacttatttaataaattttacaacAAATATACAAAGTTTAAGTCAAAGTTATTATATCTTGTTGACAAGAAATGCCTAACATCTAGATCTaatggtgtgtgtgtgtgtgggggggggggggagggggggaactgccgttttttataattaatttgtaTCAACTAAGTCTTTATATTATATTTCCAGCAAAATTATCATAAATCTATGAGAGAAATATTATTGTGAATATTGAGTTATTGGCGTTTTCCTTATGCTCCAGGTCTTAAATAGAAACTTTATCGTCCAGAATCAGATCAATAGATTATTGAAAATTTATGTGTCACTAGTAGCACTTCAGACGGATATTCtctcacatttattctttctttgcaaattaCCAAGATATAGAGACAAGAAcatagaaaagaaataaaataataaactgaGACAAGAAATTTTAAACCCCAACAACCCCATCAAAATATGATTTGCTCACTTCGTTGTGTCCTTTCAAAGATGTCAATTCCACGGGATGTGAAAAATCGAATTCAGTACAACATGGTCCATTCAATATTTTACAACAAATATATGATGTTGAAATGTGCAAGTAACattagaagtattttttttttttaaaatgaaaaagtTTTCATATCCCCAGGAAATTGAAGTTGATTAGTACAAATAGCGTGACCGATCGAAAGGAAACAGCACCATAAAGTCTTTGCAAAAAGTAAATAAAGCAAAAGAGGGAAGTGTTTCCAAAATATGGTATTTCCCAGTCAAACTAGGGGGAATATGATTTCCAAttctggtatatatatatatatatatatatatatatatatatatatatatatatatatatatatgtcaataTAATTTGGTATTATATATCTTGTATTTGATAAAATACAATGGTTTATCTTAAAATCCTTCATCATTGGCTGAAATAAATGGAtaataaattaatgaaaaatactttattatatttaTCTGGAAGCCTACAGTTCTCACTTCTCTTCACACTTCTTCCACACATAAAATAAgctacatatacctcaatttaTAATAGTTGAAAACTATTTAACTAAAAATAGGAAAACTTAATACTATATTAATTCTTGACTACAAATCATATTTagatatgaattaaataaactaacaaatatcaaatcctaagtAATTTAGGTTTCCTATTACAGTCaaatctctctataacaacatccttaTATACAATACTTCACTATAAAAACCAAGTTTTTTCTGGAAcgaatttttatgttattttataatatatGCTCGCTATAACGAATaaacgaggctgttatagagTAATTTGACTGTACAACTTTAAATTAGTTTTCCGAAAAATCAATCCAATAGTCTCAGCTGGAAAAGCTGCAATTTGAAAATTAATTAATACCATCGTCATCATCACCAGAACTAGATTCCCAGCCATGGAGCTAGCAATGCAAACtttttaaaaaggaaataaaataaaataaaggagcTCACAAACACATGCCCTTACATTACATCACAAAATAAAAGGTTATTATTATGAATTTACGCTAGCTAAGACACTCATTATTACaaataaagcaataaaaagcttttttgaaacaaaaacaaaagactAAAAAGCAGAGAAGGTTTCCTCCAACTCTTCAACAACAGTAGCAATGTCAAACTTCTTATTCTTGTTCCTCCTATCACACTTGGTCCTAATTTCACCATTTCCACCGGTCAACACGTTCATTTGTCCCATTTTGATCATACCAATCACAAACTTGTCAAAAAACAGTGACTGGTTCTTAGCAAAGCTCTCGACAATTCCCCTAGTCCTTGTATCAGTGAACAAATCTTGATCAGAAGTGAAAAGCCCTTGCCTATTCATGAGATCAACATAGTATTTGTTATCAAATAAATTAGGAGTTCGGATATCCATGTCGACAGTGTTGTTGGAGTTCGCGGTTGGACAACTGGTTTTAAGGTTGTTAGCGAATGTTTGGTCCATGGTTGGGTCTTGGTTAGGGAAGAGACGGTCGGTGAAGGAAGTGCAGTGGCTGATTCCGATGGTGTGGGCCCCGGATAGAGCGACGGCGTCGGTGGCGTCTAAACCCTTAGTTGCAAGGCGACTGAGGACGACTGTGGTGTTGGCAAATGGTGCAACAAGGTTGTCTAAGGTTGCCTGTTCTGTTGCAAAGTTGAGTCCGTCCTTTCTTCCTAAGGGTACATTGTAGTTGGGCCCACCGGTCTGAAAGGAACATAATCTCATAAGTAATTAATTAAGTTATTGATAGTAAATTAAGCTACTATCAAATTAATTAATAGTACTATTCGATGCATtctttaaaacaaataaataatttagacAAAAGCTACTAGGTTTTAAAGAACGTGTTGCAGCTCCGGCCCATAGCTAGCTTTATTTATGCAAGAGAATGAGGAGTGAATCAATTTCCTAGGCCGTTAACAAATGAGTCTAACTTAACTTATAGGTACATATAATAGAAGTAGTTAAGAGTGAGTTgctcaattatataaatatagttatgaaaattaaatGAAGAGTTTCTGATTAGTAAAAATAAACTAACATGATCTAAAGCAAGATTAGCATGGACTAaatggtaattttggtcttacCAAGACAACAGAGTCCCTAGCAGCAATAGCTGTAATGTCAGAGCAAGACACAACTTTCCCACATGCATCGTGAACCCTTTTCCTAAGATCATCAATAATCTTGAATGATCTCTTTCTTAGGGTCAAATTAGGAATTGCAGTCTGTTCGCTTGGCCCTCCTGCTGAACCATCTAGCAAAACCGAACCATCACATCCCTACAATAATGTATATTTACCAATAATGAAATTAATCTACTTTTAAATATCACTATATCAAAGATAACTAATTAAAAGgtagtttttttttaatcatgaccatatatattaataaatacaaacatttcaaaaaataaataaaattacctGAACAAAGCAATCATGGAAATGAAGGCGAAGTAAACCGGCAGCTTGACCAACATCATCTTTGATCTGCTTTTGAAGCCTCTTCCGAATAATGGATTCAAGCTGAGGGCAACTAGATTCATAAAATTTCCATGAAAGACCTTTCACTGGAGCAGGTATCTGAGCTTCTATTacaaagaaggaagaagaaacaaGAACAAGAAGTAGAAAACTTGAGGTAGTGGACACCATGGCTGCTTTCTCTTTCTAGAATAGTTAGCTAAATTGATACAAAAACAGCAGGAACAAGGCTCAAATTTATAGCCATATAAAGTTATCCACTTGGATATTTTTTTGTTCCATGATTTAGACTTAAAGAGGAATCACGAAATTTTCTATGAAAGAGCCGTGTGGTCGTCATACTGTTTTTGGTCTTTCGATTAAAATATTTCAATTTGAACATTGCATACAATGACTACACAAATTAAAAGACATATTTCCTttcgttattattattattattattattattattattattattattattattattattattattattattattattattattattattattattattattattattatgcatgattaatatgtgcttatcttttttatttttacatcAAATAGAAAAGCAAAATATGTTAGCCGCCAATAAAGAATGCTAACTTTATTTCGAAAAAGTGAGGGTACTACATTGTATCCCGATAATCCGAAAATTGTAATCTCAAATTTAGTTATTAATGTTAAGTATTAATTGTTAGTCTTATCTATTTGTAAAGCAATAACAAAAATAACTTAAAATCAGAAAGGTAGAAGAAATAGAAATTAATTCGAGCGcattgaattcacagtgtttcattaaggaacttaatcccctcctaatatccgaggttgtggattattttctctcaggatagaacggattacacgctggtgtagcggtacttcaaaccccaatatttcagcgaacacaaatAATCGGTAGTTACTTATTGTTGCTTTGTTTAAGTTAAAAATAATGTAGAAGGAAGAAAGAGAATTCAGAATTTTTGTAAGAAAAATATGAGGGAATGGCTTGGGATTTATAGCCAACAAGTTGAGTTCAAACGAAGAGGTGCAACTCGTCCTGATGATTGTTCAGTTGAGTTCAAACGAAGAGGTGCAACTCGTCCTGATGATTGTTCACGTAAACCGACTattacataaatggctatttacgcaaaataaaatgaaaaactcAAACTAGAGGAAATTCAAATTACCATTACGTAAACGGTTGATTTGGATTgaaatactaatttaatttaactatttaacaaataaatttggtcaaaAAAACTAATCAATCAGGTCAAATCCAAAGCCGAGCCAACAACGACAATGCAAGACTTgacttcttctcaactctttaagagctagaaaaAGTGCAACTATATATATACTTAACAAATGAGCTTTTCTCCGCCAATATGGGATATTGTTCCTTTGTAAAGGAGtgaaaatcaaaattttatttttttcctccattttctatTCACCTCAATTTTTGAACTAAAACCCGACATTAATAATTTAAGGTAAGAATATAAATTAACGGGTCATGATTATTGGGTGATAAATTCCgtataatgatgatgatgatgatgatgatgatgatgatgatgatgatgatgatgatgatgatgatgatgatgatgatgatgatgatgatgataataataataataataataataataataataataataataataataataataataataataataataataataattagaaaCTATCACGCATTTTCCACTTTATAGccatttaattttattttctaatcTCTTCAGCTAaaagtttttatttatttcatgttGATTTTTATCTAACTTTTTTTTAATTCCTCCAAACAAATGACCCCTTATTACTTTGGTGTGTTTATCAGTTGCACGTAAGTTATTTCCGGTAGACCTAGTGCTTCTATCCATATATGACTTTTATTATatgttgtttacccgtaaaatggtacagttgaatttatacgtgatttttagataagtgaattaatttgatcctgaaataatagatgaattagataaaaatataatacttagccttgagatggagacaaaatagcagaaataataatCCCGAGAGCAAGGCTTCCGGGCACAACAACAATGATATCAAaaaacaagaagataaaattatattaagcTTTGAATAGAGTGTAGCGTATGTTTGCTAGAAAATctgtgtcctttacaatgataatagaaTTCAGTATTTATAGCTGCACCTATGGAACAAGATCGCgggatcaagcccctctttaatgtcaattatgagagtcattgaagaatgtgtaatgaCGGGCAGTGAATGCCATGTTTCTTGTAACGGGCAATatacttaatgctatagaatattcttcattaaataatACCGGGTGACAGacatttatttcatctttatgagTATCTTTCTCTTCGGTAACAGATGGGATCCTTGCCTTTAGTTTCAACTATCTTCTGTCTTCGACTCCACGTGTCATTTCCTcatgcgatcatttaatataacatattttaccctatacatatAGTCCTCCTACTTTTCAGTGGCATACCTTTGTGTCACTGGGAACTTGGTAGAAACTTTCTTTTTGGCGGGAAATTTACTGACCCCTCTAAAAGGTTTCTGACGATTGATTAGACGCATGTCTCTTCGCATtaaatgccccgaacacgcgtcatcccatgatttAGCATAACTTTTgtcggttatcgaggtaattatggccacgaGTTTAGCCGCCTATACCTTTACTTATATGCATCAACCTCCTTCATTTACACTTCATAATACTCTAAATCTTCTAAAACTTTCTTTACTCAACTCGTACTTCGACTTTAACCTTTCTTTATCTTCCTTCTTTGAGAGAAAACCCTCTTTCTGATAAAAAAAAAGGCCCCCTCTTCAAGAAACCCTAGTTCTTTAAAGAACAAAAGCAAAACTGATGATGCTGTTCCCCCTACGTTGAGTACCATCATCCCAAAGAACCTTATTACCACCAAAGATTTCGAAgaaaaatacccttctgctcacCCTCGTACGTGGGCTATTAACGTATATCCTTCTTCTATCCGTCCTTCCAGTATCCCTGCTATGAAGGAAGAATGCCACTGTCAAGAATTGGACATTATCTCTCCCGATCTGGTGGAGCAGATAACtttacccaagaagggttttacatacttttacacgTATTCCTTCACTTTTGGAGTATTTTCTTTGAGCGGGAGCTTGActccgtgtcacgacccaaaaccaacccgtcgtgatggcgcttatcatGGTACTAAACAAGCCAACTATTCAGACATTTCCAACACTTTAAATCTTTAACAGATACTAAAACAATTTAAATAAAGGAAAATCTCTTAAAACAGGATAGAAAatcataactcaatacataaattctttccaaaatcggggtgtcactgagtacattaGCATCTACGAAGAGACAAAGTCGGGTACACTGTCTAAGAGTAATACTGAATAAGTAAACtgaaagataagggaggagagtcaaggtctgtgaaatgccaagcagctacctcgatgatctccgatAGTTTGACCTCTGCAAATCAACAACCGCCGtaataggaagtacctggatctgtacacgaggtgcatggtgtagtatgagtacaaccaactcaataagtaaaaaaTCTAATCTTTAGACTGAAAATAGTAACAAGTCCAATTATTACGGtccactttcaacatttaacagtACGAAAAGTTAAAAAATTATGACAATGATATCTCAGATATTTATATTCTGCAAGTGAAGGTACAAgcatttagacatgctttcaataagaacttagacatgctttcagatTTCACAacaaaatttaacatataacagggcagatccagcccacaTGCAAATAAAGCAGGGCTGATCCAGCCCAAATACAAGTAAACAGGGCATATCCAACCCAAATGTCATAACTGCTAGCATTGCgcccactgtgggtgtgcagactatGGAGGGGgcgatccagcccaagcgctataataagccaaatcatggcatcaATCAATAAatcctgttgcggtgtgcagcccgatcccataaatatcactcacaataggACCTCAGCTCCACTCAGCCAataatctctctagtctctcgggcttaccagaatcatgataatcagcctaCAAATGATGATATTATATAATATGTAaagacaacagagactgagacataatatgcaagtaataactgtgactgagtataaattgatAGATTAAGCAATTAGTTCTACAGCAAAAAATgaccactgtgggtcccaatagtaccatcaTATAGCCTAAGCAGGGTTTCAAACATGACTGACAGCTCAATAGATCTAACACATGGTGAGAATACGGGTAGCAACAAGATTTAACAACTTttcagttccatggaatcgaccaagTTACAATTCTTATTGTGCACGTCTACATGCCCGTCACTTAGCacatgcgtcacctcaacactaatcacataacacgaaattcggggtttcacaCCCTCAGAACCAGGCTTAAAAGtgttactcacctcaaaccgtaCGAAACTCTACTCCAAAAAGCTCTTGCCTCGCAAAATGGCCTCCAAATGCCaagaatctagccacaaatagttcgatacaatcaacacgagctaaaggaatcaattccatatgaaattactaagcttttaattaaaagtcaaaaagtccactcaaaagtcggccccgggcccacgtcacGGAATCCAATAGAAGTCACAAAATCCAGAAATTTATTCCACtataagtccaaccatactaaatttaccaaaatccatcaccaaatcgacacccaaacccccaatttaaactctccaaatccctagtctcaaacccccaaattacacctcaaaaccacacaatctaggtgagAAATTCAATGggaaaacataattattgaatagatttaaccacaagtgacttacctcaataaACCCCTCGAACATCCTCTCAAAATCGCCAAATCCTAAGcttgaaatgtttaaaatgaagaaaatctcggaaaccctcgaatttaaatactgccccaggcatttccgcacatgtggagcctgggctcgcacctacgCATCAGCTTTTGCGAAAAAATCACGCTCATACGGAACCCACTTAACTGGCAACCCATCGCACCCGCGGTCCCAGCCTCGCACCTgcaggaccgcatctgcgagccttcTCTACATTTGCGACGCCCTTGCTGCCTAGCCAAATCCGCTTATGCGGTCAACCTCGCGCAGATGCACATCCGCATCTGTGGAACTCCTTCCGTGCCTACGACCACTGCACAACCCTTCCATGGATGCACTTGCGCTCCTTTTCtcacacctgcgagctcgcacctgcgagctcgcacctacgaccaaagctccacaggtgcgattgcaccagaagactcccaacttcaacaatctttcaaactccaaattcgatccgttaaccatccgaactccacccaaggcccccgggaactcaaccaattataccaataaTTCTAAAAcacgatatgaacttagtcgagccctcaaatcacatcaaacaatatcaaaaacacgaatcacaccctaatttaatcctattgaaactaagaaattccaacttctacaaacgacgccgaaacttatcaaatcacgtccgattgacctcaaattttgaacacaagtcacaaatgacaccgcGAATCTACTCCACCTCCCGGAACCCAAATCCGAGCCCGGTAGTcataaagtccactcccgatcaaacttttaaatttccgaattttgccatttcaagcctaaatcaaccaCGTACCTCCAAATTActattcggacacgctcctaagtccaaaatcgcccaacagagttaatagaaccatcaaaactccattccacaTTCATCTatacataagtcgatatccggtcaatcttttcaacttaaactttcaaccttgagactaagtgtctcaattcatttcgaaacctctccgaacccgagccaactaccccggcaagtcacataacaaaatTTAATTAGGGAATGAATAGTAAATAAgggaacgaggctataactctcaaaatgaccgtccGGGTTGTTACACTATGTCATTGTGGAGTTATGCCTCATCTATTAGGTGTGCTTGGCACAAGTAAGTCCCTCTGTGTGGAGGACAATCTCTTGCCTTCGGTGCTAGTGCCAGGAGATAGGAGAAGAGATATCCTTAGCTCGAGTGATGAACCTCTATTCGCCCAAAAGcttccgcgggggaatgataaatttcagcaaTCGTGGCCACCATGCACTGCTATCCATCATGGATGATGACAACAATCGTGGGTGGATAGAACAATTCATTTCAGTCGCCACCAGTGACATCATCCCGGCCATGACTCCGTCTTTCTCGAAATTATGGAACCGCACATGTAAGTCTATCATTTGTTTCTTCTTCTGTTAAAGATCATTTCACATTATTACTGACTCTTTCTTCCTTTACCTTTTTCAGCGACTCGGTGGGTTCCACCTAGGGTTGAGGGCTTGGACCATTGGGTCTAGAAAAGTTTGGACGTTACTATGCCCAAAACCCACACGTGGAAAGAACTTTCCTTAAAATATGGGTGGAACACCAAAAATAATGGTAAGTTGAACTCATCTTGTTTTTACCTTTTCATATAAGGAAGTTGTTTGACTCTTCTCTCCTGTTGGATTCAGGTCTACCCAGGGCTCAGTTGTCATCCTTgaggaggacgttttggctaATCCTGCTGACACAGAGAGGTTGCTGCAGGAGGCTTTTACACAGAAAGGCATTTTCGGGCCTACTTCTGGTGCGTGTGCTTCTTCCCGGAGTCTCCGGCCGGAGAACAAGCCACTAAAAAGAAGACGTTTCTCCGCAGATGGGGGAAAGAATAATAGGGCGAAGAATGCCACTCTCAAGTCATCTCCGGAAGTTGTGGTGATGAGTCCTCCGCCCGGGCCGACCATAGACATCGTGATGATTGACGATGATGGGGAAGCCAGCGAGGAGGGGCTTCTCTACACAGAAGACGACGACCTTCCTCAGCTCAACAGACTACTCAATTTGTTGACTTAGTTATACCAACCGAGGATGATGCCTCGACGCTCTAGGGGGAGtttgagatggtggaaaatgccaaTTTCGTTTTCGGATCACAATCACTGCACCCGATACTATGAGATTGAGTACCGGGTTCCTGCTTTCTTCGGTTGATGAGTAACCAACACCCAGCATTGCGCTTGCCGCAACCACTTCTCCTCCTTCAACACCATTAGCTTCATCTTCGTCTTCACTGATTCTTCAAccaacaactgctacatcatctccatcgGCCGCATCTGTCCGAGAAGAGGATGTTCCTATCCCCAATCCCCAATTCATGGGaacttggggcaaaattatgccaCCTTCTCAGAAGATACGCAAAGGAGGAGGAGCGTTATGCTCTCTGTCTTTGCCGGGTGCAATCTGTTTTCCTTGTCGGTAGAACTCGCTAACTATCTGGAGCCTTTGGATTTAGAAAAAGATTGGGAAAAAATAAAAGCTCTCTCGGGAGAGTTCTTGTTGAACAATGTTATGCACAACTTCACAACGGTATACTCTTTATTTCCTTTGTTCTCTCTTCTATCCTTGATTTAGTAGTAATTTGAGTTTGGCGTTTTTGTTTCGCAGGCCAATACCTTGCTTTCTAGGGCCTTCAAAGTTTGATTTGGGATAAGGAGGAACTTACCTCCgagcgggatcaacttttggccgaGCGGGACCAAACTACTGCTTGCCTCTCAGAACTGGAAGCCAAAGCTACTGAGGCTATTGTGTTGGAGGCTTGTTTGCAACAAAGAGAGCAAGAAGTAGAGACCCTTAGCCAATAGATCGCCCCATTGAGGGTTCAATTTGAAGAGGCTAAGGCCAAATAGGTTGAAGTCCATAGTGACGTTCTTGCTGCATCCGATCATGAGGCTGCCTCCGCTAAAAGATTAAATAATTTGGAGcaaccttgaactccaaaactgaagagcTTGCTATTGCCGGGGTGAAATTTGCCCAAttgga
The nucleotide sequence above comes from Nicotiana tabacum cultivar K326 chromosome 12, ASM71507v2, whole genome shotgun sequence. Encoded proteins:
- the LOC107808758 gene encoding peroxidase 12; translated protein: MVSTTSSFLLLVLVSSSFFVIEAQIPAPVKGLSWKFYESSCPQLESIIRKRLQKQIKDDVGQAAGLLRLHFHDCFVQGCDGSVLLDGSAGGPSEQTAIPNLTLRKRSFKIIDDLRKRVHDACGKVVSCSDITAIAARDSVVLTGGPNYNVPLGRKDGLNFATEQATLDNLVAPFANTTVVLSRLATKGLDATDAVALSGAHTIGISHCTSFTDRLFPNQDPTMDQTFANNLKTSCPTANSNNTVDMDIRTPNLFDNKYYVDLMNRQGLFTSDQDLFTDTRTRGIVESFAKNQSLFFDKFVIGMIKMGQMNVLTGGNGEIRTKCDRRNKNKKFDIATVVEELEETFSAF